A genome region from Kaistia algarum includes the following:
- the hemN gene encoding oxygen-independent coproporphyrinogen III oxidase: MKAVCELKSDCVRWSPSSPAALIEKYDGRVPRYTSYPTAPHFHAGIGETEYRRWLGEVDPAKPLSLYLHVPFCRQLCWYCGCNTQVTNRQSAISDYVDALLGEISLVQHAIGKTAPVSSIHLGGGTPNALWPRDLDRLFSALRGHFSIDSGCEIAAELDPRTLDHAWIDAAVANGLNRASLGVQDLDPRVQSAINRIQPLEVTVRAVEHLRRAGVESINLDLMYGLPHQTSHTIARTVADIVGIKAERIALFGYAHVPWMKPAQKLIPDSTLPGAVERFDQQALAAELLVEAGYVQIGLDHFALEDDRLAQSLRKGDMRRNFQGYTTDRAETLIGFGASSIGRLPQGYVQNAVRITDWRDALAEGRLPVAKGIEFSRDDRVVGSIIETLMCLFRIDLDEVSQGFGLAADSFDDELSRLQPFEDDGLVLVRGRNLFVTERGRPFVRSICAVFDRYFDRAATRHSRSI; the protein is encoded by the coding sequence ATGAAGGCCGTGTGCGAACTGAAATCCGATTGTGTGCGTTGGAGCCCGTCATCGCCCGCCGCGCTCATCGAAAAATATGACGGGCGGGTGCCGCGTTACACGAGCTACCCGACGGCGCCTCACTTCCATGCCGGAATCGGCGAGACGGAATATCGTCGCTGGCTGGGGGAGGTCGACCCCGCGAAGCCGCTCTCGCTCTATCTGCATGTGCCCTTCTGCCGTCAGCTTTGCTGGTATTGCGGCTGCAACACGCAGGTTACCAATCGCCAGAGTGCCATATCCGACTATGTTGACGCGCTGCTCGGCGAAATATCGCTGGTGCAGCACGCGATCGGAAAAACGGCGCCCGTATCCTCGATCCATCTTGGCGGCGGTACGCCGAACGCGCTGTGGCCCCGCGACCTTGATCGCCTCTTTTCAGCCCTCAGGGGCCATTTCTCGATCGATTCGGGCTGCGAGATTGCCGCCGAACTCGATCCCCGCACGCTCGACCACGCGTGGATAGACGCAGCCGTCGCCAATGGGCTTAATCGCGCCAGCCTCGGCGTTCAGGATTTGGATCCACGCGTGCAGAGCGCGATCAATCGTATCCAGCCGCTCGAAGTGACGGTTCGTGCGGTGGAGCATCTGCGCCGTGCTGGCGTTGAATCGATCAATCTCGACCTGATGTACGGGTTGCCGCACCAGACATCGCACACTATCGCGAGAACCGTGGCCGACATCGTCGGCATCAAGGCCGAACGAATTGCGCTTTTCGGCTATGCCCACGTGCCGTGGATGAAGCCAGCTCAGAAGCTCATTCCCGATTCGACGCTTCCGGGAGCGGTCGAGCGATTCGACCAGCAGGCGCTGGCAGCCGAACTTCTGGTCGAGGCAGGCTACGTGCAGATCGGCCTCGATCATTTCGCGCTTGAGGACGACAGACTTGCGCAGTCCCTTCGCAAGGGCGACATGCGCCGCAATTTCCAGGGCTATACGACCGACCGGGCCGAAACTCTGATCGGGTTCGGCGCATCGTCCATCGGCCGTCTGCCGCAGGGATATGTCCAGAACGCCGTGCGGATCACCGATTGGCGCGACGCTCTGGCCGAGGGCCGTCTGCCGGTGGCGAAGGGCATCGAATTCTCGCGGGATGATCGCGTCGTGGGATCGATCATCGAGACACTGATGTGCCTGTTCCGCATCGATCTCGACGAGGTGAGCCAGGGGTTTGGCCTCGCAGCGGACAGCTTCGACGACGAACTCAGTCGCCTGCAGCCGTTCGAGGACGACGGATTGGTGCTGGTGCGCGGGCGAAACCTGTTCGTCACCGAGCGCGGGCGCCCCTTCGTTCGGTCGATCTGCGCGGTATTCGATCGATATTTCGATCGTGCAGCGACGCGGCATAGCCGCAGCATCTGA
- a CDS encoding NAD-dependent succinate-semialdehyde dehydrogenase codes for MDTPVMTELDLIDPSLLKSQCYVDGAWIGVPAIDVTNPATGAVVGRVPKFGADETTAAVDAAAAAFKIWAAKTAKERSTLIRQWFERIRAHRQDLALILTAEQGKPLAEALGEIDYAASYIEFYAEEAKRIAGETLPSHRADARILVLRQPTGVVGAITPWNFPAAMITRKAAPALAAGCTMVLKPAGETPLTALALAELADRAGIPKGVFNVVTGESRAIGGVLTSHPAIRLVNFTGSTEVGKQLMRQAAGTVKKVALELGGNAPFIVFDDADLDAAVEGAMVSKFRNMGQTCVCANRLYAQAGIYDAFVEKLTAAVAKLRVGNGVEDGVTQGPLINGNAVAKVEQHLNDAIAKGGRVVLGGHRHALGGSFFEPTILAGATKDMILAKEETFGPVAAVFRFETEAEVIHAANDTEFGLAAYFYSRDVGRIFRVGEALEYGMVGINSGLISTELAPFGGVKESGNGREGSHHGIEEFVEKKYLLVAGLDR; via the coding sequence ATGGATACGCCAGTGATGACCGAACTCGACCTGATCGACCCCTCGCTGCTCAAATCGCAGTGCTATGTCGACGGAGCCTGGATCGGCGTTCCGGCTATTGATGTCACCAATCCGGCGACCGGGGCTGTCGTAGGCCGCGTTCCGAAATTCGGGGCCGACGAGACGACGGCTGCGGTGGATGCCGCCGCGGCGGCGTTCAAGATCTGGGCGGCAAAGACTGCCAAGGAGCGTTCGACGCTCATCCGCCAGTGGTTTGAACGCATTCGCGCCCATCGCCAGGATCTGGCGCTGATCCTCACGGCGGAACAGGGCAAGCCGCTCGCCGAAGCCCTCGGCGAGATCGACTACGCCGCTTCTTACATCGAGTTCTACGCCGAGGAGGCGAAGCGGATCGCCGGCGAAACGCTGCCGAGCCACCGGGCCGATGCGCGCATCCTGGTCCTGCGCCAGCCGACCGGCGTCGTCGGCGCGATCACGCCCTGGAACTTCCCGGCAGCCATGATCACCCGCAAGGCCGCGCCGGCTCTGGCCGCCGGCTGCACCATGGTGCTGAAGCCGGCCGGCGAGACGCCGTTGACCGCGCTGGCGCTCGCCGAACTCGCCGACCGGGCGGGTATTCCGAAGGGCGTCTTCAATGTCGTTACCGGCGAATCGCGGGCGATCGGCGGCGTGCTCACTTCGCATCCGGCGATCCGCCTGGTGAATTTCACCGGCTCCACCGAAGTCGGCAAGCAGCTGATGCGGCAAGCGGCGGGGACCGTAAAGAAGGTCGCGCTCGAACTCGGCGGCAACGCGCCCTTCATCGTTTTCGACGATGCCGATCTTGATGCCGCGGTCGAGGGCGCGATGGTCTCGAAGTTCCGCAATATGGGCCAGACCTGTGTCTGCGCCAACCGGCTCTACGCACAGGCCGGCATATACGACGCCTTCGTCGAGAAGCTCACGGCGGCCGTCGCCAAGCTCAGGGTCGGCAATGGCGTCGAAGACGGCGTGACCCAGGGGCCGCTGATCAACGGGAATGCCGTCGCCAAGGTCGAGCAGCATCTGAACGACGCGATCGCCAAGGGCGGCCGTGTCGTGCTCGGGGGACATCGCCATGCGCTGGGCGGCAGCTTCTTCGAGCCGACCATTCTTGCCGGGGCCACAAAGGACATGATCCTCGCCAAGGAGGAGACTTTCGGCCCGGTGGCCGCCGTCTTCCGCTTCGAGACGGAAGCAGAAGTGATCCATGCCGCGAATGACACCGAGTTCGGGCTGGCGGCCTATTTCTATTCGCGCGATGTCGGGCGGATCTTCCGTGTCGGCGAGGCACTTGAATATGGCATGGTCGGCATCAATTCAGGGCTCATCTCGACCGAACTTGCGCCCTTTGGCGGCGTCAAGGAGAGCGGCAATGGCCGCGAAGGCTCGCATCACGGCATCGAGGAATTCGTCGAGAAGAAATATCTGCTCGTCGCCGGCCTCGACCGCTGA
- a CDS encoding HAD family hydrolase → MTLRALLFDKDGTLVDFALTWNGAAAAVLAALAGEDDALHGRLAAVLHFDRQRAVILPTSPFVGSTVDDIAVEFAPILGADDLAVLARELAVMFNAGALASVAPIGDPLGLLTSLKAESYLLGIVTNDTESGARAQAEKLGLDHLFDAIIGYDSGHGRKPDPGQIHAFLDRFDVVPEEAALIGDTMHDLDAARAAGVVAIGVASGYLSAEQMAPHADHVIGSIMELPALLDTIPGVQAPMPSR, encoded by the coding sequence ATGACCCTCCGTGCGCTGCTCTTCGACAAGGACGGAACGCTGGTCGATTTCGCTCTGACCTGGAACGGTGCGGCCGCTGCCGTGCTGGCGGCGCTTGCCGGCGAGGACGACGCTCTGCATGGGCGCCTTGCGGCCGTGCTGCATTTCGATCGGCAGCGGGCTGTGATCCTGCCGACCTCGCCCTTCGTCGGCAGCACGGTCGACGACATAGCCGTCGAGTTCGCGCCCATTCTCGGGGCGGATGATCTGGCTGTGCTGGCCCGCGAGCTTGCCGTCATGTTCAACGCCGGAGCGCTTGCCTCGGTGGCGCCGATCGGCGATCCGCTGGGGCTTCTCACGTCGCTGAAGGCAGAGAGCTATCTGCTCGGCATCGTCACCAACGACACGGAATCAGGCGCCCGCGCGCAGGCCGAAAAGCTTGGCCTCGACCATCTCTTCGATGCGATCATCGGCTATGATTCCGGCCATGGCCGCAAACCGGACCCGGGCCAGATTCATGCCTTCCTCGACCGCTTCGACGTCGTCCCGGAAGAGGCGGCGCTGATCGGCGATACGATGCATGATCTCGACGCGGCCCGAGCTGCCGGCGTCGTCGCGATCGGCGTTGCCAGCGGCTATCTGAGCGCCGAACAGATGGCGCCCCATGCCGACCACGTCATCGGCTCGATCATGGAACTGCCGGCACTGCTGGATACGATCCCCGGCGTTCAGGCGCCGATGCCCTCCAGATAG
- a CDS encoding nucleoside hydrolase: MKLIYDTDIGWMNDDCIAALFALHSPRIELLGVTPVMGNYDLKLEVAAALRLTEFAARTDVPVSAGFDRPLLHERSAYADQMWGQWATHPEAIELPPGLPTIRPDPRHAVDFIIEQIKAAPHEVTIVAVGPLTNLAVAIRKAPEIVTLVKSVVVMGGALQLYPGGWGNSTPVSEFNFWVDPEAARIVLRAGLPLALLPMNVCRKTHLPRAFVEKIAASTTARTGTAKLFRDYLLPLFAMEGIQNHLVYGLYDFSAIAYALEPSLFRSETLSVDVVTERGLQYGMSIGYRAGSRIIGHTNTSFPVDDAPPPVTVVHDMDFDAVVALYLEGIGA, from the coding sequence ATGAAGCTAATCTACGACACGGATATCGGCTGGATGAACGACGACTGCATCGCGGCGCTGTTCGCGTTGCACTCGCCGCGTATCGAGCTCCTGGGCGTCACGCCCGTCATGGGCAACTATGATCTGAAGCTCGAAGTCGCCGCCGCGCTCCGCCTCACCGAATTCGCGGCTCGGACGGATGTTCCTGTTTCCGCCGGATTCGACCGGCCGCTGCTGCATGAGCGCAGTGCCTATGCGGACCAGATGTGGGGCCAATGGGCGACCCATCCGGAGGCCATCGAGCTGCCGCCGGGCTTGCCGACGATCCGTCCGGACCCCCGCCACGCGGTCGATTTCATCATAGAGCAGATAAAGGCCGCACCGCATGAAGTGACCATCGTCGCCGTCGGGCCGCTGACCAACCTCGCCGTCGCCATCCGCAAGGCGCCTGAGATCGTCACGCTCGTGAAGAGCGTCGTTGTCATGGGCGGCGCTTTGCAGCTCTATCCAGGTGGCTGGGGCAATTCGACACCGGTCTCCGAATTCAACTTCTGGGTCGACCCCGAAGCAGCGCGCATCGTTCTCCGGGCGGGTCTGCCGCTCGCACTTCTGCCGATGAATGTCTGCCGGAAAACCCATCTGCCGCGTGCTTTCGTGGAGAAGATCGCGGCGTCTACGACGGCGCGGACGGGCACGGCCAAACTCTTCCGGGACTATCTGCTGCCGCTCTTCGCCATGGAAGGCATCCAGAACCACCTCGTCTACGGGCTCTACGATTTTTCGGCGATCGCCTATGCGCTCGAGCCATCGCTCTTCCGCTCGGAGACGCTTTCGGTCGATGTCGTGACCGAAAGGGGCCTCCAATATGGCATGAGCATCGGCTATCGCGCCGGATCGCGCATCATCGGGCACACCAACACATCTTTCCCAGTCGACGACGCACCGCCGCCCGTGACCGTCGTGCACGACATGGATTTCGACGCGGTCGTCGCGCTCTATCTGGAGGGCATCGGCGCCTGA
- the recJ gene encoding single-stranded-DNA-specific exonuclease RecJ: MTEPGLHRRRFLGVERSLTGRNWVERLDEAGSLAASAMAQRDEIPELVARVMAGRGVRIEDAAIFLAPTLRALMPDPSTLTDMDVAAARIADAVVADESVAIFGDYDVDGASSSALLARFLGSQGIETRIYIPDRIFEGYGPNPDAIRMLIAEGAGLIVTVDCGSTSISALAVAAELGHRAVVLDHHQMGMERPDVVALVNPNRPDDLSGLGYLAAVGVTFMTIVAVNRELRRRGWYGEGRREPDLQQWLDLVALGTVCDVVPLIGLNRAFVVRGLANLRQASNLGLSVLARLARVDGPLSPYHLGFLLGPRINAGGRIGDAALGARLLTLDDPAEAEIAAATLDDLNRQRQAIETAMLEEAVAEAEAEIGSGDGPAVLVTANPGWHPGIVGLIAARLKERFRRPAFAIALMPNGTGTGSGRSVSGVDLGALVREAVSQGLLVKGGGHAMAAGLTIDPKRLVEFRAFLEQRAGAASRAARQDHYLAIDGALTARAATPDLIDMIERSGPFGAGHPEPIFALPAHRITYAETVGNGHVRATISTGDQTLKAIAFRSAETDLGRALLSNRGLPLHVAGMLGIDHWQGRRQASLRIIDAAEPGRL; the protein is encoded by the coding sequence GTGACTGAACCCGGTCTGCATCGGCGACGTTTCCTCGGCGTCGAACGATCGCTGACCGGGCGGAACTGGGTGGAAAGGCTCGACGAGGCTGGGTCGCTCGCCGCGTCGGCAATGGCGCAGCGCGACGAGATCCCTGAGCTGGTCGCTCGCGTCATGGCGGGACGGGGCGTCCGGATTGAGGACGCGGCCATCTTCCTGGCGCCGACCTTGCGCGCTCTGATGCCGGATCCCTCGACGCTGACCGACATGGACGTAGCCGCGGCGCGGATCGCGGATGCTGTCGTCGCGGATGAAAGCGTCGCCATATTCGGTGACTACGACGTCGACGGCGCCTCGTCCTCAGCCCTTCTGGCCCGGTTCCTTGGCTCGCAAGGTATCGAGACTCGTATCTACATTCCCGATCGCATCTTCGAGGGCTATGGGCCCAATCCCGATGCGATCCGCATGCTGATCGCCGAGGGGGCCGGGCTGATCGTCACCGTCGATTGCGGCTCGACCAGCATCAGCGCGCTGGCCGTGGCGGCCGAACTCGGCCACAGAGCCGTCGTGCTCGACCATCACCAGATGGGCATGGAGCGGCCCGACGTGGTGGCGCTAGTCAATCCCAACCGCCCGGATGATCTGTCGGGGCTCGGCTATCTCGCGGCGGTGGGTGTCACCTTCATGACCATCGTGGCCGTGAACCGGGAATTGCGCCGACGTGGCTGGTATGGCGAGGGGCGGCGCGAGCCGGATCTCCAGCAATGGCTCGACCTGGTGGCGCTCGGCACGGTTTGCGATGTCGTCCCGCTCATCGGCCTCAACCGCGCCTTTGTCGTCCGTGGGCTGGCCAACCTTCGGCAGGCGTCCAATCTCGGCCTTTCAGTCCTCGCCCGCCTTGCGAGGGTCGATGGACCGCTCTCGCCCTATCATCTCGGCTTCCTGCTGGGGCCGCGCATCAATGCCGGCGGGCGGATCGGAGATGCAGCGCTCGGCGCCAGACTGCTGACGCTCGACGATCCGGCCGAGGCGGAGATCGCCGCCGCCACGCTGGACGATCTCAACCGCCAGCGCCAGGCGATCGAGACGGCGATGCTGGAGGAAGCGGTTGCCGAAGCCGAAGCGGAAATCGGAAGCGGGGACGGCCCCGCGGTTCTCGTCACCGCCAATCCTGGTTGGCATCCCGGCATCGTCGGCCTGATCGCCGCCCGTCTCAAGGAACGGTTCCGCCGCCCTGCCTTCGCCATCGCGCTGATGCCGAACGGTACCGGCACCGGATCGGGCCGATCCGTGTCGGGCGTCGATTTAGGGGCGCTGGTGCGCGAGGCCGTTTCGCAGGGCCTCCTCGTCAAGGGCGGAGGCCACGCCATGGCCGCCGGCCTGACGATCGATCCGAAGCGCCTCGTCGAATTCCGTGCCTTCCTGGAGCAGCGTGCCGGCGCTGCCTCCCGCGCCGCCCGGCAGGACCACTATCTCGCCATCGACGGGGCGCTGACCGCGCGTGCCGCGACGCCCGATCTGATCGACATGATCGAGCGATCCGGGCCATTCGGCGCGGGCCATCCGGAACCGATCTTCGCTTTGCCGGCCCACCGCATCACTTATGCCGAAACCGTCGGCAACGGCCATGTCCGCGCCACGATCTCGACCGGCGACCAGACGCTGAAGGCGATCGCTTTCCGCTCGGCCGAGACCGACCTCGGCCGGGCCTTGCTGTCCAATCGCGGCCTGCCGTTGCATGTCGCTGGCATGCTCGGGATCGACCACTGGCAGGGCCGCCGCCAAGCCAGCCTCCGCATCATCGATGCTGCCGAGCCGGGCCGTCTTTAG
- a CDS encoding glycosyltransferase family 2 protein translates to MTASHAPVPETSPVVAASSEPSSRLDGAGAEPLRRLLSVVVPVYNEVDVLDLFLERIEPVLQKAADQYGLDWEIVAVDDGSTDGTGRKLRELAISHRKFVAVLLARNFGKEAALTAGLEHAIGEAVVPIDVDLQDPPELIFEFIRHWLAGADMVVGVRSDRSSDSAMKRWTSGKFYRVFNALCRPGIPENAGDYRLMDRKVVDAVLSMPEGNRFMKGIFAWVGFDTVYVDFVREARSAGQTSWSYLKLMRYSIDAITGYSTVPLRIWSWVGFVVASISLIYGIYFFVKALVLGDPVAGFPTLITVTLFASGVQMMGLGVIGEYLGRLYLEAKRRPIYIAKDVIGRGSKDRDARQLPSR, encoded by the coding sequence ATGACTGCCTCTCATGCGCCCGTCCCGGAAACCTCGCCGGTCGTCGCCGCCTCGTCCGAACCTTCGAGCCGTCTCGATGGAGCCGGGGCAGAGCCGCTTCGACGCCTGCTCTCGGTTGTTGTGCCCGTCTACAACGAGGTCGACGTTCTCGACCTTTTCCTCGAGCGCATCGAGCCGGTCCTGCAAAAGGCTGCCGATCAATATGGCCTCGATTGGGAAATCGTCGCGGTCGATGATGGTTCCACGGACGGGACGGGACGGAAGCTGCGGGAATTGGCGATCTCGCACAGAAAATTCGTCGCGGTGCTGCTGGCGCGCAATTTCGGCAAGGAGGCGGCTCTCACCGCCGGGCTTGAGCATGCCATCGGCGAAGCCGTCGTGCCAATCGACGTCGATCTTCAGGATCCGCCGGAACTCATCTTCGAATTCATCCGTCATTGGCTAGCCGGAGCGGACATGGTCGTCGGTGTGCGGTCCGACCGCTCGTCCGATTCGGCGATGAAGCGATGGACCAGCGGAAAGTTCTATCGCGTCTTCAACGCGCTTTGCCGACCCGGCATCCCCGAGAATGCCGGCGATTATCGCCTGATGGACCGCAAAGTTGTCGATGCCGTGCTGAGCATGCCGGAAGGCAACCGATTCATGAAGGGCATCTTCGCCTGGGTCGGGTTCGATACCGTCTATGTCGACTTTGTCCGTGAGGCGCGGTCTGCGGGGCAGACGAGCTGGTCCTATCTCAAGCTCATGCGCTACTCGATCGACGCGATCACCGGCTATTCCACGGTTCCTTTGCGGATCTGGAGTTGGGTGGGGTTCGTCGTTGCATCGATCTCGCTGATCTATGGCATCTATTTCTTCGTGAAGGCTCTGGTGCTCGGCGATCCCGTCGCCGGCTTTCCCACTCTCATCACCGTCACCTTGTTCGCATCCGGCGTGCAGATGATGGGTCTCGGCGTCATCGGCGAATATCTAGGGCGCCTCTATCTCGAGGCGAAGCGCCGTCCCATCTATATCGCCAAGGACGTCATCGGGCGCGGCTCGAAAGACCGCGACGCGCGGCAACTTCCCTCTCGTTGA
- a CDS encoding response regulator: MTSSAPHPEHILVVDDDPRIRQMLVRYFEGESYRVTAVADGRSMREALQQRTIDAVLLDLVLGGGEDGLELAREIRGRSDVPIIMLTGRDDVVDRIVGLEIGADDYIAKPFHLREVLARLRTILRRRKPKPGAEAEARGADTLHFEGWRLDLGRRELHDAGGSPIELTTGEFDLLTVLARQPGHVFTRETLMDLTRGRSQEAFDRTIDAQISRLRKKIEKDPANPKLVKSVRGIGYVFTGRESV, translated from the coding sequence ATGACAAGCTCGGCTCCCCACCCAGAGCACATTCTCGTTGTCGACGACGACCCTCGGATCCGGCAGATGCTGGTGCGCTATTTCGAGGGCGAGTCCTATCGCGTGACGGCGGTCGCCGACGGCAGGAGCATGCGCGAGGCTCTGCAGCAACGGACGATCGATGCCGTGCTGCTCGATCTCGTTCTGGGCGGCGGCGAGGACGGGCTGGAGCTCGCACGCGAGATTCGCGGGCGCTCGGATGTGCCGATCATCATGCTGACCGGGCGCGATGACGTGGTCGATCGCATCGTCGGGCTGGAGATCGGTGCCGATGACTATATCGCCAAACCCTTTCACCTCCGCGAGGTGCTGGCGCGCCTCAGGACGATCCTGCGCCGCCGCAAGCCGAAGCCGGGGGCCGAAGCGGAGGCGCGCGGTGCGGACACACTTCATTTCGAGGGCTGGCGGCTGGACCTCGGTCGACGCGAACTCCATGACGCCGGCGGAAGCCCGATCGAACTGACGACCGGCGAATTCGATCTCCTCACCGTGCTGGCTCGCCAGCCGGGTCACGTCTTCACCCGCGAGACCCTGATGGACCTCACCCGAGGACGATCGCAGGAAGCGTTCGATCGGACAATCGATGCGCAGATATCGCGCCTTCGCAAGAAGATCGAAAAGGACCCGGCCAATCCGAAACTGGTCAAGTCGGTTCGCGGCATCGGCTATGTTTTCACCGGGCGGGAATCGGTCTGA
- a CDS encoding acetolactate synthase large subunit, whose protein sequence is MNGADRLCDGLLANGIDVCFANPGTSEMHFVAALDRKPAMRCVLGLFEGVVTGAADGYGRMAGKPAATLLHTGPGLANGLANLHNARRAHTPIVNVVGDHATYHLSYDAPLTSDIESLARPMSKWVGRVASSEAVGATVSEAVRAAVETPGIATLILPADCAWGAVEPAVIEPAAIHPPRAVDAGTVREVAEAMRAHRGRVGLVLAGKATRADALEVAGRIAAGFGARLFGEVLSARTERGRGRVPVERIPYPIDAALATLKDIDLLILVGGQEPVAFFAYPGKPSRLIPEGCPVLTLAEPAEDQRGALEALADELGIARSAAAIEVSPNADLGAPSGALTDEAISRIVATLLPEQAIVCDEGLTSGRSFFAHSQSVAPHDYLMIPGGAIGLGIPMATGAAIACPDRKVVSLQADGSGMYTVQGLWTQARERLDVVTVIYSNRAYAILRLEMQNVGAGHFGRNAERMLDIDDPALDWVSLARGMGVEAARAESCETFRDLFAAALRRRGPFLIEAVL, encoded by the coding sequence ATGAACGGCGCGGATCGGCTTTGCGACGGGCTCCTCGCTAATGGCATCGATGTCTGCTTCGCCAATCCCGGCACGTCGGAGATGCACTTCGTGGCGGCGCTCGACCGCAAGCCGGCGATGCGCTGCGTGCTCGGCCTGTTCGAGGGTGTGGTCACCGGAGCGGCGGACGGCTATGGCCGCATGGCCGGCAAGCCTGCCGCCACGCTGCTTCATACCGGGCCGGGCCTCGCCAATGGCCTTGCCAATCTGCACAATGCCCGCCGCGCCCATACGCCGATCGTCAATGTCGTGGGCGATCACGCCACCTATCATCTGAGCTATGACGCGCCTCTGACTAGCGACATCGAAAGCCTGGCCAGGCCGATGTCGAAATGGGTCGGCCGCGTTGCGTCTTCTGAGGCCGTCGGCGCTACCGTCTCCGAGGCGGTTCGTGCGGCCGTCGAAACACCCGGCATCGCGACGCTCATCCTTCCCGCCGATTGTGCCTGGGGTGCCGTTGAGCCGGCGGTGATCGAGCCGGCAGCGATTCACCCGCCGCGCGCCGTGGATGCGGGCACGGTTCGCGAGGTTGCTGAAGCTATGCGCGCGCATCGTGGCCGGGTCGGATTGGTGCTGGCCGGCAAGGCGACCCGCGCCGATGCGCTCGAAGTCGCTGGCAGGATTGCAGCCGGCTTTGGCGCGCGGCTTTTCGGCGAGGTCCTGAGCGCCCGGACGGAACGGGGCAGGGGCCGCGTGCCGGTCGAGCGCATTCCCTATCCGATCGACGCGGCTCTCGCGACGTTGAAGGATATCGATCTGCTCATCCTCGTCGGTGGTCAGGAGCCGGTGGCGTTCTTCGCCTATCCAGGCAAGCCGAGCCGGCTCATTCCGGAGGGCTGCCCTGTTCTGACTCTGGCCGAGCCCGCCGAAGACCAGCGCGGTGCGCTCGAAGCGCTTGCCGATGAACTGGGCATCGCACGATCGGCTGCTGCGATCGAGGTGTCGCCCAATGCCGATCTCGGCGCGCCATCGGGGGCACTCACTGACGAGGCGATCTCGCGCATCGTCGCCACGCTGTTGCCGGAACAGGCCATCGTCTGTGACGAGGGTCTGACCTCGGGACGGTCCTTCTTCGCCCACTCGCAATCGGTGGCGCCGCATGACTATCTGATGATCCCCGGCGGGGCGATCGGGCTTGGCATCCCGATGGCGACGGGCGCCGCGATCGCCTGTCCTGATCGGAAGGTCGTCAGCCTGCAGGCCGATGGCAGCGGCATGTATACGGTCCAGGGTCTCTGGACACAGGCGCGCGAGCGGCTCGACGTGGTGACGGTCATCTATTCGAACCGCGCCTATGCGATCCTTCGACTCGAAATGCAGAATGTCGGGGCCGGTCATTTCGGCCGCAACGCCGAACGCATGCTCGATATCGACGATCCGGCGCTCGACTGGGTGAGCCTCGCGCGCGGCATGGGCGTCGAGGCGGCGCGGGCGGAAAGCTGCGAGACGTTCCGCGACCTGTTCGCCGCCGCGCTTCGGCGCCGCGGCCCCTTCCTCATCGAGGCGGTTCTCTGA
- a CDS encoding VOC family protein, producing the protein MTGRSRLFPCLRYRNPKAAIDFLVSAFGFTVHAVHEAPEGGIAHAEIRLGNDIVMIGALDAEAVAAGRTVSGGVASIYACIPYVDGHHDKAAAAGAVITRPPEDTAYGSREYSCRDLEGYEWHFGSYDPLAEEEA; encoded by the coding sequence ATGACCGGAAGATCTCGCCTGTTTCCCTGCCTTCGCTACCGAAATCCCAAGGCGGCGATCGATTTCCTCGTCTCCGCGTTCGGCTTTACCGTCCACGCCGTCCACGAAGCGCCGGAAGGCGGGATCGCGCATGCCGAAATCAGGCTTGGCAATGACATCGTCATGATTGGCGCTCTCGACGCTGAGGCCGTCGCCGCCGGGCGAACGGTGAGCGGGGGCGTCGCCAGCATCTATGCCTGCATCCCCTATGTCGACGGCCACCACGACAAGGCAGCGGCCGCGGGCGCGGTCATAACCCGCCCGCCGGAAGATACAGCCTACGGGTCCCGGGAATATTCCTGCCGCGACCTCGAAGGTTATGAATGGCACTTCGGCAGCTACGACCCGCTGGCCGAGGAAGAGGCGTGA